The following proteins are encoded in a genomic region of Triticum dicoccoides isolate Atlit2015 ecotype Zavitan chromosome 1B, WEW_v2.0, whole genome shotgun sequence:
- the LOC119330425 gene encoding cyclin-A1-4-like isoform X1, producing the protein MSSRPAGRRSSASATAETAGARVAKAASLESRRAALGDLTNVVGGRSGAADAKSSSSNSVAYVKKGSSASLPNVNRKVASATKPTFDRFERAISHHGNALKKENVSRPSVPLLAPHGSWPGLSHDSVSMEDDMLTCNSVESPGPPFLDNAASSVATSLRRCANDKLPVSDNRDTTVSRWRKHCPTPIENDNIFEIEMHCKDPELCSTLACDIYKHLREAEQAKKRPSPDFLETTQKDIDTSMRAVLIDWLVEVTEEYRLVPETLYLTVSYIDRYLSSKEINRDKLQLLGIACLLIAAKYEEICPPQVEELCYITDNTYIKDEVLRMEASILGCLMFEMTAPTEKCFLRRFLHAAQLCHEGPALHLEFLASYITELSLLEYSLLCHVPSLIAASSIFLANFILKPTKNPWQNITLSYHTQYKPSTLRDCVKVLHRLFRVGLGSNLPAIREKYSQHKYKFVAKKYCRPSIPADFFQDASS; encoded by the exons ATGTCGAGCCGGCCCGCCGGCCGCCGCTCGTCGGCGTCGGCCACGGCGGAGACAGCCGGCGCTAGGGTTGCCAAGGCAGCGTCGCTGGAAAGCAGGCGGGCCGCCTTGGGAGATCTCACCAACGTTGTCGGCGGGAGGAGCGGCGCGGCCGATGCG AAATCGAGTTCATCCAACTCAGTAGCCTATGTGAAGAAGGGGAGTTCTGCTAGCCTTCCCAACGTGAACAGGAAAGTGGCTTCTGCCACAAAACCAACTTTCGACCGGTTTGAGCGAGCAATATCGCACCATGGCAATGCCCTTAAGAAGGAGAATGTTAGTCGCCCTTCTGTGCCTTTGTTGGCGCCCCATGGCAGTTGGCCCGGCCTGTCTCATGATTCTGTTTCTATGGAGGACGATATGCTAACATGCAATTCAGTGGAAAGCCCTGGTCCTCCATTCCTTGACAATGCAGCTTCTTCAGTGGCAACTTCCTTGCGCCGTTGTGCGAATGATAAACTTCCTGTATCTGACAATAGGGATACCACAG TATCTAGATGGAGAAAACATTGTCCTACCCCAATCGAAAATGACAATATCTTTGAGATTGAAATGCACTGCAAGGATCCAGAACTGTGTTCAACTCTTGCTTGTGACATTTACAAACACTTGCGTGAAGCTGAG CAGGCCAAGAAAAGGCCTTCACCAGATTTTCTGGAAACCACTCAGAAGGATATTGACACAAGCATGAGGGCAGTACTTATAGACTGGCTTGTGGAA GTCACAGAAGAATATCGTCTTGTTCCTGAAACCTTATACCTCACAGTCAGTTATATTGATCGGTATCTTTCTAGCAAAGAGATCAATCGAGATAAGCTGCAGTTACTTGGTATCGCCTGCTTGCTTATAGCTGC TAAGTATGAAGAGATATGTCCACCCCAAGTAGAAGAGCTCTGCTATATTACCGACAATACATACATAAAGGATGAG GTTCTGCGAATGGAAGCTTCTATCCTGGGTTGCTTGATGTTTGAGATGACTGCACCTACAGAAAAATGTTTTTTGAG GAGATTTCTGCATGCTGCTCAACTATGTCATGAG GGCCCAGCTTTGCATCTTGAGTTCCTAGCTAGCTACATTACTGAGTTGTCACTTCTGGAGTACAGCTTACTTTGCCATGTACCTTCACTGATAGCTGCCTCTTCAATTTTCTTGGCGAATTTTATCCTTAAGCCAACAAAGAATCCTTGG CAGAATATCACTCTTTCCTATCACACACAATACAAACCATCCACATTACGCGATTGTGTAAAGGTACTACACCGGCTTTTCCGTGTTGGCCTTGGAAGCAACCTCCCTGCAATTAGAGAAAAGTACAGCCAACACAAG TACAAATTTGTAGCGAAGAAGTACTGCCGGCCATCGATTCCAGCCGACTTCTTCCAAGATGCTAGCAGTTAG
- the LOC119330425 gene encoding cyclin-A1-4-like isoform X2, with product MSSRPAGRRSSASATAETAGARVAKAASLESRRAALGDLTNVVGGRSGAADAKSSSSNSVAYVKKGSSASLPNVNRKVASATKPTFDRFERAISHHGNALKKENVSRPSVPLLAPHGSWPGLSHDSVSMEDDMLTCNSVESPGPPFLDNAASSVATSLRRCANDKLPVSDNRDTTVSRWRKHCPTPIENDNIFEIEMHCKDPELCSTLACDIYKHLREAEAKKRPSPDFLETTQKDIDTSMRAVLIDWLVEVTEEYRLVPETLYLTVSYIDRYLSSKEINRDKLQLLGIACLLIAAKYEEICPPQVEELCYITDNTYIKDEVLRMEASILGCLMFEMTAPTEKCFLRRFLHAAQLCHEGPALHLEFLASYITELSLLEYSLLCHVPSLIAASSIFLANFILKPTKNPWQNITLSYHTQYKPSTLRDCVKVLHRLFRVGLGSNLPAIREKYSQHKYKFVAKKYCRPSIPADFFQDASS from the exons ATGTCGAGCCGGCCCGCCGGCCGCCGCTCGTCGGCGTCGGCCACGGCGGAGACAGCCGGCGCTAGGGTTGCCAAGGCAGCGTCGCTGGAAAGCAGGCGGGCCGCCTTGGGAGATCTCACCAACGTTGTCGGCGGGAGGAGCGGCGCGGCCGATGCG AAATCGAGTTCATCCAACTCAGTAGCCTATGTGAAGAAGGGGAGTTCTGCTAGCCTTCCCAACGTGAACAGGAAAGTGGCTTCTGCCACAAAACCAACTTTCGACCGGTTTGAGCGAGCAATATCGCACCATGGCAATGCCCTTAAGAAGGAGAATGTTAGTCGCCCTTCTGTGCCTTTGTTGGCGCCCCATGGCAGTTGGCCCGGCCTGTCTCATGATTCTGTTTCTATGGAGGACGATATGCTAACATGCAATTCAGTGGAAAGCCCTGGTCCTCCATTCCTTGACAATGCAGCTTCTTCAGTGGCAACTTCCTTGCGCCGTTGTGCGAATGATAAACTTCCTGTATCTGACAATAGGGATACCACAG TATCTAGATGGAGAAAACATTGTCCTACCCCAATCGAAAATGACAATATCTTTGAGATTGAAATGCACTGCAAGGATCCAGAACTGTGTTCAACTCTTGCTTGTGACATTTACAAACACTTGCGTGAAGCTGAG GCCAAGAAAAGGCCTTCACCAGATTTTCTGGAAACCACTCAGAAGGATATTGACACAAGCATGAGGGCAGTACTTATAGACTGGCTTGTGGAA GTCACAGAAGAATATCGTCTTGTTCCTGAAACCTTATACCTCACAGTCAGTTATATTGATCGGTATCTTTCTAGCAAAGAGATCAATCGAGATAAGCTGCAGTTACTTGGTATCGCCTGCTTGCTTATAGCTGC TAAGTATGAAGAGATATGTCCACCCCAAGTAGAAGAGCTCTGCTATATTACCGACAATACATACATAAAGGATGAG GTTCTGCGAATGGAAGCTTCTATCCTGGGTTGCTTGATGTTTGAGATGACTGCACCTACAGAAAAATGTTTTTTGAG GAGATTTCTGCATGCTGCTCAACTATGTCATGAG GGCCCAGCTTTGCATCTTGAGTTCCTAGCTAGCTACATTACTGAGTTGTCACTTCTGGAGTACAGCTTACTTTGCCATGTACCTTCACTGATAGCTGCCTCTTCAATTTTCTTGGCGAATTTTATCCTTAAGCCAACAAAGAATCCTTGG CAGAATATCACTCTTTCCTATCACACACAATACAAACCATCCACATTACGCGATTGTGTAAAGGTACTACACCGGCTTTTCCGTGTTGGCCTTGGAAGCAACCTCCCTGCAATTAGAGAAAAGTACAGCCAACACAAG TACAAATTTGTAGCGAAGAAGTACTGCCGGCCATCGATTCCAGCCGACTTCTTCCAAGATGCTAGCAGTTAG
- the LOC119330425 gene encoding cyclin-A1-4-like isoform X3, which yields MSSRPAGRRSSASATAETAGARVAKAASLESRRAALGDLTNVVGGRSGAADAKSSSSNSVAYVKKGSSASLPNVNRKVASATKPTFDRFERAISHHGNALKKENVSRPSVPLLAPHGSWPGLSHDSVSMEDDMLTCNSVESPGPPFLDNAASSVATSLRRCANDKLPVSDNRDTTVSRWRKHCPTPIENDNIFEIEMHCKDPELCSTLACDIYKHLREAEQAKKRPSPDFLETTQKDIDTSMRAVLIDWLVEVTEEYRLVPETLYLTVSYIDRYLSSKEINRDKLQLLGIACLLIAAKYEEICPPQVEELCYITDNTYIKDEVLRMEASILGCLMFEMTAPTEKCFLRRFLHAAQLCHEGPALHLEFLASYITELSLLEYSLLCHVPSLIAASSIFLANFILKPTKNPWNITLSYHTQYKPSTLRDCVKVLHRLFRVGLGSNLPAIREKYSQHKYKFVAKKYCRPSIPADFFQDASS from the exons ATGTCGAGCCGGCCCGCCGGCCGCCGCTCGTCGGCGTCGGCCACGGCGGAGACAGCCGGCGCTAGGGTTGCCAAGGCAGCGTCGCTGGAAAGCAGGCGGGCCGCCTTGGGAGATCTCACCAACGTTGTCGGCGGGAGGAGCGGCGCGGCCGATGCG AAATCGAGTTCATCCAACTCAGTAGCCTATGTGAAGAAGGGGAGTTCTGCTAGCCTTCCCAACGTGAACAGGAAAGTGGCTTCTGCCACAAAACCAACTTTCGACCGGTTTGAGCGAGCAATATCGCACCATGGCAATGCCCTTAAGAAGGAGAATGTTAGTCGCCCTTCTGTGCCTTTGTTGGCGCCCCATGGCAGTTGGCCCGGCCTGTCTCATGATTCTGTTTCTATGGAGGACGATATGCTAACATGCAATTCAGTGGAAAGCCCTGGTCCTCCATTCCTTGACAATGCAGCTTCTTCAGTGGCAACTTCCTTGCGCCGTTGTGCGAATGATAAACTTCCTGTATCTGACAATAGGGATACCACAG TATCTAGATGGAGAAAACATTGTCCTACCCCAATCGAAAATGACAATATCTTTGAGATTGAAATGCACTGCAAGGATCCAGAACTGTGTTCAACTCTTGCTTGTGACATTTACAAACACTTGCGTGAAGCTGAG CAGGCCAAGAAAAGGCCTTCACCAGATTTTCTGGAAACCACTCAGAAGGATATTGACACAAGCATGAGGGCAGTACTTATAGACTGGCTTGTGGAA GTCACAGAAGAATATCGTCTTGTTCCTGAAACCTTATACCTCACAGTCAGTTATATTGATCGGTATCTTTCTAGCAAAGAGATCAATCGAGATAAGCTGCAGTTACTTGGTATCGCCTGCTTGCTTATAGCTGC TAAGTATGAAGAGATATGTCCACCCCAAGTAGAAGAGCTCTGCTATATTACCGACAATACATACATAAAGGATGAG GTTCTGCGAATGGAAGCTTCTATCCTGGGTTGCTTGATGTTTGAGATGACTGCACCTACAGAAAAATGTTTTTTGAG GAGATTTCTGCATGCTGCTCAACTATGTCATGAG GGCCCAGCTTTGCATCTTGAGTTCCTAGCTAGCTACATTACTGAGTTGTCACTTCTGGAGTACAGCTTACTTTGCCATGTACCTTCACTGATAGCTGCCTCTTCAATTTTCTTGGCGAATTTTATCCTTAAGCCAACAAAGAATCCTTGG AATATCACTCTTTCCTATCACACACAATACAAACCATCCACATTACGCGATTGTGTAAAGGTACTACACCGGCTTTTCCGTGTTGGCCTTGGAAGCAACCTCCCTGCAATTAGAGAAAAGTACAGCCAACACAAG TACAAATTTGTAGCGAAGAAGTACTGCCGGCCATCGATTCCAGCCGACTTCTTCCAAGATGCTAGCAGTTAG
- the LOC119330425 gene encoding cyclin-A1-4-like isoform X4 produces MSSRPAGRRSSASATAETAGARVAKAASLESRRAALGDLTNVVGGRSGAADAKSSSSNSVAYVKKGSSASLPNVNRKVASATKPTFDRFERAISHHGNALKKENVSRPSVPLLAPHGSWPGLSHDSVSMEDDMLTCNSVESPGPPFLDNAASSVATSLRRCANDKLPVSDNRDTTVSRWRKHCPTPIENDNIFEIEMHCKDPELCSTLACDIYKHLREAEAKKRPSPDFLETTQKDIDTSMRAVLIDWLVEVTEEYRLVPETLYLTVSYIDRYLSSKEINRDKLQLLGIACLLIAAKYEEICPPQVEELCYITDNTYIKDEVLRMEASILGCLMFEMTAPTEKCFLRRFLHAAQLCHEGPALHLEFLASYITELSLLEYSLLCHVPSLIAASSIFLANFILKPTKNPWNITLSYHTQYKPSTLRDCVKVLHRLFRVGLGSNLPAIREKYSQHKYKFVAKKYCRPSIPADFFQDASS; encoded by the exons ATGTCGAGCCGGCCCGCCGGCCGCCGCTCGTCGGCGTCGGCCACGGCGGAGACAGCCGGCGCTAGGGTTGCCAAGGCAGCGTCGCTGGAAAGCAGGCGGGCCGCCTTGGGAGATCTCACCAACGTTGTCGGCGGGAGGAGCGGCGCGGCCGATGCG AAATCGAGTTCATCCAACTCAGTAGCCTATGTGAAGAAGGGGAGTTCTGCTAGCCTTCCCAACGTGAACAGGAAAGTGGCTTCTGCCACAAAACCAACTTTCGACCGGTTTGAGCGAGCAATATCGCACCATGGCAATGCCCTTAAGAAGGAGAATGTTAGTCGCCCTTCTGTGCCTTTGTTGGCGCCCCATGGCAGTTGGCCCGGCCTGTCTCATGATTCTGTTTCTATGGAGGACGATATGCTAACATGCAATTCAGTGGAAAGCCCTGGTCCTCCATTCCTTGACAATGCAGCTTCTTCAGTGGCAACTTCCTTGCGCCGTTGTGCGAATGATAAACTTCCTGTATCTGACAATAGGGATACCACAG TATCTAGATGGAGAAAACATTGTCCTACCCCAATCGAAAATGACAATATCTTTGAGATTGAAATGCACTGCAAGGATCCAGAACTGTGTTCAACTCTTGCTTGTGACATTTACAAACACTTGCGTGAAGCTGAG GCCAAGAAAAGGCCTTCACCAGATTTTCTGGAAACCACTCAGAAGGATATTGACACAAGCATGAGGGCAGTACTTATAGACTGGCTTGTGGAA GTCACAGAAGAATATCGTCTTGTTCCTGAAACCTTATACCTCACAGTCAGTTATATTGATCGGTATCTTTCTAGCAAAGAGATCAATCGAGATAAGCTGCAGTTACTTGGTATCGCCTGCTTGCTTATAGCTGC TAAGTATGAAGAGATATGTCCACCCCAAGTAGAAGAGCTCTGCTATATTACCGACAATACATACATAAAGGATGAG GTTCTGCGAATGGAAGCTTCTATCCTGGGTTGCTTGATGTTTGAGATGACTGCACCTACAGAAAAATGTTTTTTGAG GAGATTTCTGCATGCTGCTCAACTATGTCATGAG GGCCCAGCTTTGCATCTTGAGTTCCTAGCTAGCTACATTACTGAGTTGTCACTTCTGGAGTACAGCTTACTTTGCCATGTACCTTCACTGATAGCTGCCTCTTCAATTTTCTTGGCGAATTTTATCCTTAAGCCAACAAAGAATCCTTGG AATATCACTCTTTCCTATCACACACAATACAAACCATCCACATTACGCGATTGTGTAAAGGTACTACACCGGCTTTTCCGTGTTGGCCTTGGAAGCAACCTCCCTGCAATTAGAGAAAAGTACAGCCAACACAAG TACAAATTTGTAGCGAAGAAGTACTGCCGGCCATCGATTCCAGCCGACTTCTTCCAAGATGCTAGCAGTTAG